One genomic window of Anoplolepis gracilipes chromosome 5, ASM4749672v1, whole genome shotgun sequence includes the following:
- the LOC140666261 gene encoding uncharacterized protein isoform X2: MKRRYLCFLWTTLILRVDIFIAAEVDPAILNPDLSQFQQGRIVHDPRPRLSVSQQAQILSDVQQHQQRYRRPTQDSKNSRIASFPSYDQVQSSTPYSSLAKYKVDRTKQQQLQQLLQQQQQVQQLLQRQQQKIAQQFSASNLVNGGGSVQTPQFQQQQYNGQYNQNGFQNLHQDLSQPLFSDQQTVQLQEYLEKQRELELLQKQRQQLLYEQQELRRQQELLRLEQLKRLTSTTTRPSTATSTPIVVSSTSAPLLLSSPKARRITPSEAELFLKAIANHQKKYTTTPIPATNATTTPSPNRRLVNFKTQQEIPENLLNLIQDQENRSSQQDKLKQQIKVIYQTDKPTAQQTSGGKSRSSQQSAVSERELLLKQLKLALAQSGDDDDVVRNVTTRDLILPNGKKIQVIHAPNGLPSIAPSTIQTSVLLPSTTTTTTTIKPPKAIFEELTKGGVLPPGADFEIIRQKSDGKLEEIGKTPIIQNPAKKVTFVVLEEQSDGSYKVQGIKGNTNDKESTDVESIVEKIKKGELKLPPSSFVSTTQIPSTLGHFESSFDPNLVSTGTSRTSLQSISTTAATFRPTTLRSTSKHSESKSTTDHFPYVTVSPNSVSTTDKYVTSASSVTGHVYNALNPSSTKYSSSTRSQFIPTMPPVNEIVTTVTPTTSYIHFSRYPSTEVYEKTTVLPSTENSSESLVTLLRKEGLFAMAKYLRQSGLDNVLNETGPYTVFVPTDKAFRTLLVQLGGPEKAEEKFHDNPRLLSGLLLHHVIPGAFKIDSLQDEMTGVSLAGTQLRVNEYAMQDHEWNDVTTINGARVAPNKRDIEIPQGIAHAIDRVMFPLPVGDLVQTLQADRERRFSMFLRMLHVSGLEDTLAGPKTFTIFAPIDSAFTDASVKNGAPIWTEEDGAEAAKAIISRHVIPTTLYTAGMRYYIQKDTLRSQSPIHIHKNGGRVRVNEAHVVTHNVPATNGVLHAIDGIL, encoded by the exons ATGAAGCGAAGATACTTGTGTTTTCTATGGACCACGTTGATACTGCGGGTGGACATCTTTATAGCTGCCGAAGTCGATCCTGCAATTTTAAATCCCGATTTGTCGCAATTTCAACAG GGCCGCATTGTACACGATCCACGACCTCGTCTCTCGGTTTCCCAGCAAGCCCAGATATTGAGCGACGTGCAACAACATCAGCAACGATATCGGCGTCCTACACAAGATTCCAAAAACTCGCGGATAGCGTCCTTCCCTTCGTATGATCAAGTTCAATCCAGCACACCGTACTCTTCCTTGGCTAAATACAAGGTTGATCGAACAAAGCAGCAACAATTGCAGCAATTGctacaacaacaacaacaggtGCAACAACTTTTACAACGGCAACAACAAAAGATCGCCCAACAATTTAGTGCTTCGAATTTAGTGAATGGCGGCGGTTCAGTTCAGACACCGCAGTTCCAGCAGCAACAATACAACGGCCAGTACAACCAGAACGGCTTCCAAAATCTTCATCAAGATTTGTCGCAACCACTGTTTAGCGATCAGCAGACGGtgcagctacaagaatatctCGAGAAACAACGCGAACTGGAACTGTTGCAAAAGCAACGACAACAATTGCTGTATGAGCAGCAAGAATTGCGCAGGCAGCAAGAGCTGCTACGGCTAGAACAACTAAAGAGGCTCACGTCCACTACGACACGTCCGTCAACTGCGACATCGACCCCGATTGTTGTCAGCAGCACTTCCGCACCGTTGTTGCTATCTTCACCAAAAGCGCGACGAATCACGCCGTCGGAAGCAGAGCTTTTTCTTAAGGCAATTGCTAATcatcagaaaaaatatacaacaacACCAATACCAGCAACAAATGCGACGACCACACCTTCGCCAAACAGACGTCTAGTAAACTTCAAGACTCAACAGGAAATACCGGAGAATCTACTCAATCTTATTCAGGACCAAGAAAATCGATCGTCGCAGCAGGATAAACTTAAGCAGCAGATCAAAGTGATCTATCAGACCGATAAGCCTACTGCGCAACAAACTTCCGGCGGTAAAAGTAGAAGTTCCCAACAATCCGCGGTTTCTGAGAGGGAACTGTTGCTGAAGCAGCTCAAGCTCGCTCTAGCTCAGTCCGGCGATGATGATGACGTCGTTAGAAATGTCACTACTAGGGATCTGATATTGCCGAACGGCAAAAAGATTCAAGTTATTCATGCGCCGAACGGCTTACCCTCAATTGCACCATCGACCATTCAGACATCGGTTCTACTCCcctcgacgacgacgacgacgaccacCATCAAGCCGCCGAAAGCAATCTTTGAGGAGTTAACGAAGGGGGGCGTGCTCCCGCCAGGCGCTGATTTCGAGATTATCCGACAAAAGAGCGATGGAAAGCTCGAGGAGATCGGTAAGACACCGATCATTCAGAATCCAGCCAAGAAGGTCACATTTGTCGTGCTAGAAGAACAATCAGATGGCAGTTACAAAGTGCAGGGTATCAAGGGCAATACCAATGACAAGGAAAGCACCGATGTCGAGTCCATCGTTGAGAAGATTAAGAAAGGCGAGTTAAAGTTACCACCCAGCTCGTTTGTATCAACTACTCAGATTCCTTCCACGCTCGGACATTTCGAGTCCAGCTTTGATCCAAATTTAGTGTCTACTGGTACATCCAGAACGTCTCTTCAATCTATCAGCACTACGGCGGCGACTTTCAGACCTACCACTCTTAGATCCACCTCAAAACACAGCGAAAG CAAATCAACGACAGATCATTTTCCTTATGTTACGGTATCACCAAACTCAGTGTCTACTACCGACAAGTACGTGACTTCGGCATCCAGTGTCACCGGCCACGTATACAACGCGTTAAATCCCAGCTCGACCAAGTATTCATCGTCTACTAGGAGCCAATTTATCCCGACTATGCCGCCAGTGAATGAAATTGTGACAACGGTGACGCCGACAACCTCTTACATTCATTTTTCTAGATATCCATCGACGGAGGTCTATGAAAAGACCACCGTGTTGCCTTCGACGGAAAATTCGTCAGAAAGTTTAGTCACACTATTGAGGAAAGAAGGTCTCTTCGCTATGGCAAAGTATTTAAGACAATCAGGATTGGATAATGTGTTGAATGAAACTG gTCCATACACTGTATTCGTCCCTACAGACAAGGCATTCAGAACGTTATTAGTACAACTGGGAGGACCAGAGAAAGCTGAGGAGAAGTTCCATGATAATCCGAGACTCTTAAGTGGG CTACTTCTTCATCACGTTATACCAGGAGCCTTCAAGATCGATTCCCTGCAAGACGAGATGACTGGTGTCAGTCTCGCCGGCACGCAATTACGAGTAAATGAGTACGCGATGCAGGATCACGAATGGAACgat GTAACGACGATAAACGGTGCACGCGTCGCACCCAACAAACGTGACATCGAGATTCCTCAAGGTATCGCTCATGCCATCGACAGGGTCATGTTCCCGCTTCCGGTCGGAGATTTAGTACAGACTCTGCAAGCCGATCGTGAGAGGAGGTTCAGCATGTTTCTCAGAATGCTTCACGTGTCAGGCTTAGAGGACACACTCGCGG GACCAAAGACATTCACTATTTTTGCCCCGATCGATTCCGCTTTCACCGATGCGTCCGTGAAGAACGGCGCGCCAATTTGGACCGAGGAGGACGGTGCGGAAGCGGCAAAAGCTATAATCTCGCGACACGTGATTCCTACAACTCTTTACACGGCAGGCATGAGGTATTACATTCAAAAGGACACCCTTCGTTCGCAGTCGCCAATTCATATTCACAAAAATGGTG GGCGAGTGCGAGTAAACGAGGCACACGTTGTAACTCATAATGTGCCAGCAACGAATGGAGTGTTGCACGCTATTGACGGAATTCTGTAA
- the LOC140666261 gene encoding uncharacterized protein isoform X1 gives MKRRYLCFLWTTLILRVDIFIAAEVDPAILNPDLSQFQQGRIVHDPRPRLSVSQQAQILSDVQQHQQRYRRPTQDSKNSRIASFPSYDQVQSSTPYSSLAKYKVDRTKQQQLQQLLQQQQQVQQLLQRQQQKIAQQFSASNLVNGGGSVQTPQFQQQQYNGQYNQNGFQNLHQDLSQPLFSDQQTVQLQEYLEKQRELELLQKQRQQLLYEQQELRRQQELLRLEQLKRLTSTTTRPSTATSTPIVVSSTSAPLLLSSPKARRITPSEAELFLKAIANHQKKYTTTPIPATNATTTPSPNRRLVNFKTQQEIPENLLNLIQDQENRSSQQDKLKQQIKVIYQTDKPTAQQTSGGKSRSSQQSAVSERELLLKQLKLALAQSGDDDDVVRNVTTRDLILPNGKKIQVIHAPNGLPSIAPSTIQTSVLLPSTTTTTTTIKPPKAIFEELTKGGVLPPGADFEIIRQKSDGKLEEIGKTPIIQNPAKKVTFVVLEEQSDGSYKVQGIKGNTNDKESTDVESIVEKIKKGELKLPPSSFVSTTQIPSTLGHFESSFDPNLVSTGTSRTSLQSISTTAATFRPTTLRSTSKHSESKSTTDHFPYVTVSPNSVSTTDKYVTSASSVTGHVYNALNPSSTKYSSSTRSQFIPTMPPVNEIVTTVTPTTSYIHFSRYPSTEVYEKTTVLPSTENSSESLVTLLRKEGLFAMAKYLRQSGLDNVLNETGPYTVFVPTDKAFRTLLVQLGGPEKAEEKFHDNPRLLSGLLLHHVIPGAFKIDSLQDEMTGVSLAGTQLRVNEYAMQDHEWNDVKVTTINGARVAPNKRDIEIPQGIAHAIDRVMFPLPVGDLVQTLQADRERRFSMFLRMLHVSGLEDTLAGPKTFTIFAPIDSAFTDASVKNGAPIWTEEDGAEAAKAIISRHVIPTTLYTAGMRYYIQKDTLRSQSPIHIHKNGGRVRVNEAHVVTHNVPATNGVLHAIDGIL, from the exons ATGAAGCGAAGATACTTGTGTTTTCTATGGACCACGTTGATACTGCGGGTGGACATCTTTATAGCTGCCGAAGTCGATCCTGCAATTTTAAATCCCGATTTGTCGCAATTTCAACAG GGCCGCATTGTACACGATCCACGACCTCGTCTCTCGGTTTCCCAGCAAGCCCAGATATTGAGCGACGTGCAACAACATCAGCAACGATATCGGCGTCCTACACAAGATTCCAAAAACTCGCGGATAGCGTCCTTCCCTTCGTATGATCAAGTTCAATCCAGCACACCGTACTCTTCCTTGGCTAAATACAAGGTTGATCGAACAAAGCAGCAACAATTGCAGCAATTGctacaacaacaacaacaggtGCAACAACTTTTACAACGGCAACAACAAAAGATCGCCCAACAATTTAGTGCTTCGAATTTAGTGAATGGCGGCGGTTCAGTTCAGACACCGCAGTTCCAGCAGCAACAATACAACGGCCAGTACAACCAGAACGGCTTCCAAAATCTTCATCAAGATTTGTCGCAACCACTGTTTAGCGATCAGCAGACGGtgcagctacaagaatatctCGAGAAACAACGCGAACTGGAACTGTTGCAAAAGCAACGACAACAATTGCTGTATGAGCAGCAAGAATTGCGCAGGCAGCAAGAGCTGCTACGGCTAGAACAACTAAAGAGGCTCACGTCCACTACGACACGTCCGTCAACTGCGACATCGACCCCGATTGTTGTCAGCAGCACTTCCGCACCGTTGTTGCTATCTTCACCAAAAGCGCGACGAATCACGCCGTCGGAAGCAGAGCTTTTTCTTAAGGCAATTGCTAATcatcagaaaaaatatacaacaacACCAATACCAGCAACAAATGCGACGACCACACCTTCGCCAAACAGACGTCTAGTAAACTTCAAGACTCAACAGGAAATACCGGAGAATCTACTCAATCTTATTCAGGACCAAGAAAATCGATCGTCGCAGCAGGATAAACTTAAGCAGCAGATCAAAGTGATCTATCAGACCGATAAGCCTACTGCGCAACAAACTTCCGGCGGTAAAAGTAGAAGTTCCCAACAATCCGCGGTTTCTGAGAGGGAACTGTTGCTGAAGCAGCTCAAGCTCGCTCTAGCTCAGTCCGGCGATGATGATGACGTCGTTAGAAATGTCACTACTAGGGATCTGATATTGCCGAACGGCAAAAAGATTCAAGTTATTCATGCGCCGAACGGCTTACCCTCAATTGCACCATCGACCATTCAGACATCGGTTCTACTCCcctcgacgacgacgacgacgaccacCATCAAGCCGCCGAAAGCAATCTTTGAGGAGTTAACGAAGGGGGGCGTGCTCCCGCCAGGCGCTGATTTCGAGATTATCCGACAAAAGAGCGATGGAAAGCTCGAGGAGATCGGTAAGACACCGATCATTCAGAATCCAGCCAAGAAGGTCACATTTGTCGTGCTAGAAGAACAATCAGATGGCAGTTACAAAGTGCAGGGTATCAAGGGCAATACCAATGACAAGGAAAGCACCGATGTCGAGTCCATCGTTGAGAAGATTAAGAAAGGCGAGTTAAAGTTACCACCCAGCTCGTTTGTATCAACTACTCAGATTCCTTCCACGCTCGGACATTTCGAGTCCAGCTTTGATCCAAATTTAGTGTCTACTGGTACATCCAGAACGTCTCTTCAATCTATCAGCACTACGGCGGCGACTTTCAGACCTACCACTCTTAGATCCACCTCAAAACACAGCGAAAG CAAATCAACGACAGATCATTTTCCTTATGTTACGGTATCACCAAACTCAGTGTCTACTACCGACAAGTACGTGACTTCGGCATCCAGTGTCACCGGCCACGTATACAACGCGTTAAATCCCAGCTCGACCAAGTATTCATCGTCTACTAGGAGCCAATTTATCCCGACTATGCCGCCAGTGAATGAAATTGTGACAACGGTGACGCCGACAACCTCTTACATTCATTTTTCTAGATATCCATCGACGGAGGTCTATGAAAAGACCACCGTGTTGCCTTCGACGGAAAATTCGTCAGAAAGTTTAGTCACACTATTGAGGAAAGAAGGTCTCTTCGCTATGGCAAAGTATTTAAGACAATCAGGATTGGATAATGTGTTGAATGAAACTG gTCCATACACTGTATTCGTCCCTACAGACAAGGCATTCAGAACGTTATTAGTACAACTGGGAGGACCAGAGAAAGCTGAGGAGAAGTTCCATGATAATCCGAGACTCTTAAGTGGG CTACTTCTTCATCACGTTATACCAGGAGCCTTCAAGATCGATTCCCTGCAAGACGAGATGACTGGTGTCAGTCTCGCCGGCACGCAATTACGAGTAAATGAGTACGCGATGCAGGATCACGAATGGAACgatgtaaaa GTAACGACGATAAACGGTGCACGCGTCGCACCCAACAAACGTGACATCGAGATTCCTCAAGGTATCGCTCATGCCATCGACAGGGTCATGTTCCCGCTTCCGGTCGGAGATTTAGTACAGACTCTGCAAGCCGATCGTGAGAGGAGGTTCAGCATGTTTCTCAGAATGCTTCACGTGTCAGGCTTAGAGGACACACTCGCGG GACCAAAGACATTCACTATTTTTGCCCCGATCGATTCCGCTTTCACCGATGCGTCCGTGAAGAACGGCGCGCCAATTTGGACCGAGGAGGACGGTGCGGAAGCGGCAAAAGCTATAATCTCGCGACACGTGATTCCTACAACTCTTTACACGGCAGGCATGAGGTATTACATTCAAAAGGACACCCTTCGTTCGCAGTCGCCAATTCATATTCACAAAAATGGTG GGCGAGTGCGAGTAAACGAGGCACACGTTGTAACTCATAATGTGCCAGCAACGAATGGAGTGTTGCACGCTATTGACGGAATTCTGTAA